The following are encoded together in the Diabrotica undecimpunctata isolate CICGRU chromosome 7, icDiaUnde3, whole genome shotgun sequence genome:
- the LOC140446031 gene encoding uncharacterized protein, which yields MDIVKQCENLLLFIKRVRKIVFDKFTAKDEEVWLKRITKQIKTCNKVIKKRNLPIGTIRKLQTHVGHFKHFKQSILNRHVGMGLDNKLKTRVKWENVVSAFNSRIKTGVIINLYHKDLAYFLNDCYIIFKNKIRKILKADKVVKVNVCFCGEFIKKSGEEEILTFNYFNTKNAILDISTDTERWFFENVKDKINNKLSEFQEKDSGFALNKIVSLEVNINRYEIGNGSSYIKLPESIQKKQACINVKNSDQACFYWAIVSALYPAKLNKERTSSYPWYSTVLKTEDLEAPMPLHQISKFEKLNNVSVNVYALELIENNEKSFFAVYPARLTKTVVAKHVNLLLIQNQYFPKLNDYEAPPVDNDNSEIKYHYCHITNLSRLISRQVNKRKTKLFLCNRCLNYFSTEGKLSEHEKMCANINNCKMSFPKYESVSFKNYTYKQTTPFVIYADFECMLEKVTDHQASISTKKYQKHIPYSAGYYVKCSYDEKLSFYKSYRGIDCMDWFASEIPNLAQSIYSKMKTIIPMEEKPSTCGATVCHICEKCFSPTDIVVRDHDHFTGAFRNFAHLACNLNFKKIFVVPLIFHNLSGYDSHFIISELSKKGDISLLPINKEKYISFTLNDAVTNIKFRFIDSLRFLGTSLDELASTLDKNSFIICKREFGNLSDEKFKLITKKGVFCYDFIDCWEKLNITDLPPIEAFYNKLNDKGLADEQYAHAKTVWDEFSIANLGQYSDLYLKTDILLLADVFENFRKKCIITYGLDPAWYYTMPGYSWDCMLKYVRCKLELLRDVDMIMFIEKAIRGGISVCSGRMSKANNKYMPKYDPAKPSKYLMYFDVNNLYGWAMGEPLPYEGFEWMDDKDFDVMSVADDSPVGYMLQVDLEYPRRLHDLHSDFPFAAEHRKAAGSNHSKLMTTLYNKKEYIVHYRNLKQMLANGLVLKKIHKILKFKQSAWLRPYIELNTQLRATATNDFEKNLYKLANNSIFGKTMENIRKHRIVKLVRSWNGRYGAKNLISSVRFHSRKIFNENLVAIELIKSDLVFNKPLYIGMTVLDISKLCMYQFHYDYMLPKLGADKCNLMYMDTDSFIYELYCDDAYEEVIKSDISKFDTSDYAADNIYNIPRVNKKVLGVMKDENKGEIMTNFVGLRSKMYTFKVQSGRVTKKAKGTKHNIVKNVIKFNDYVNCLNHFKEQIATQRSIRSYSHNVYSIEQTKIALSPYDDKRYLISNSFRTLPWGHYSILE from the coding sequence ATGGATATTGTCAAACAATGTGAAAATTTATTGTTATTCATCAAAAGAGTCAGAAAgatagtttttgataaatttacagCTAAAGACGAAGAAGTTTGGTTGAAACGCATAACGAAACAAATTAAAACTTgcaataaagtaataaaaaaacgcaATTTGCCTATAGGTACAATTAGAAAACTGCAAACGCATGTtggacattttaaacattttaaacaaagtattttaaatagacaTGTAGGCATGGGACTAGACAATAAACTAAAAACAagagttaaatgggaaaatgtTGTTTCCGCGTTCAATAGTCGAATTAAAACTGgagttataattaatttatatcaTAAGGACCTAGCATATTTCCTAaatgattgttatattatttttaaaaataaaatcagaaaaattttaaaagcagataaagttgttaaagttaatgtttgtttttgcggagaatttattaaaaaatctggggAGGAggaaattttaacttttaattattttaatacaaaaaatgctATATTAGACATATCTACTGATACAGAGCGATGGTTTTTTGAGAatgttaaagataaaataaataataagttatcgGAATTTCAGGAAAAGGACTCGGGTTttgcattaaataaaattgtatctTTAGAAGTAAATATTAATCGATATGAAATTGGAAATGGTTCATCTTATATTAAACTCCCAGAGTCTATTCAAAAAAAGCAAGCTTGTATTAACGTAAAAAATTCAGATCAGGCATGTTTTTATTGGGCAATAGTTAGTGCGCTTTATCCGGCTAAACTAAATAAAGAACGTACATCCTCATATCCATGGTACAGTACAGTATTAAAAACAGAAGACTTAGAGGCACCAATGCCGTTacatcaaatttcaaaatttgaaaaattaaataatgtttcCGTCAATGTATATGCTTTAGAATTGATAGAAAATAATGAAAAGTCATTTTTCGCAGTATATCCAGCAAGATTAACTAAAACAGTAGTTGCCAAACACGTAAATCTTCTTTTAATTCAAAATCAGTATTTTCCTAAATTAAACGATTATGAAGCACCTCCAGTAGATAACGATAATTCTGAAATTAAGTACCACTACTGCCACATTACGAACTTGTCTAGATTAATTTCTAGACAAGTAAATAAAAGAAAGaccaaattatttctttgtaatagatgcttaaattatttttcaactgAAGGGAAATTGTCTGAACATgaaaaaatgtgtgcaaatattaataattgtaaaatgtcatTTCCTAAATATGAATCtgttagttttaaaaattatacttatAAACAAACAACGCCATTTGTTATATATGCAGATTTTGAGTGCATGCTAGAAAAAGTTACAGATCACCAAGCATCTATTTCtactaaaaaatatcaaaaacatatTCCGTATAGTGCTGGATACTATGTAAAATGTAGTTATGATGAAAAGTTGTCTTTTTATAAGAGCTATAGAGGCATTGACTGCATGGATTGGTTTGCTAGTGAAATACCAAATTTAGCTCAAAGTATTTATTCAAAAATGAAGACAATTATACCAATGGAGGAAAAACCAAGTACTTGTGGGGCTACAGTGTGCCACATATGCGAAAAATGTTTTTCTCCTACAGATATCGTTGTCAGAGATCACGATCATTTTACAGGAGCGTTCAGAAATTTCGCCCACCTGgcatgtaatttaaattttaaaaaaatctttgtcGTCCCCCTGATTTTTCACAATCTGAGTGGCTATGATAGCCATTTTATAATTTCAGAATTAAGTAAAAAAGGAGATATTAGTCTACTACcaatcaataaagaaaaatacatttcatttacACTTAACGATGCAGTTACtaacataaaatttcgatttattgattcattaaGATTTTTAGGGACCTCTTTAGATGAGTTAGcatcaacattagataaaaatagctttataatttGCAAACGAGAATTTGGCAATTTAAGTGacgaaaaatttaaattaataactaaaaaaggggttttttgttatgattttatTGATTGTTGGGAAAAATTAAACATTACCGATTTACCTCCGATAGAGgcattttataataaactaaacGATAAGGGTCTTGCAGATGAACAGTATGCTCATGCTAAAACAGTTTGGGATGAATTTAGCATTGCTAATTTAGGTCAATATTCAGATTTGTACTTAAAGACCGATATTTTGCTGTTGGCagatgtttttgaaaattttcgaaaaaaatgcATAATAACTTATGGTTTAGATCCAGCGTGGTACTACACAATGCCAGGTTATTCTTGGGATTGTATGTTGAAATACGTAAGGTGTAAACTAGAGTTATTGCGTGACGTTGACATGATAATGTTTATTGAGAAAGCAATTCGTGGAGGAATTTCAGTATGTAGCGGTAGAATGTCAAAAGCTAATAATAAGTACATGCCTAAATATGATCCTGCAAAGCCCTCAAAGTACTTAATGTATTTTGATGTCAATAATTTATATGGGTGGGCAATGGGCGAGCCATTGCCCTATGAAGGGTTCGAATGGATGGATGACAAAGACTTTGATGTTATGTCTGTAGCAGATGACTCTCCCGTAGGGTACATGTTACAAGTTGACTTGGAATATCCTCGCAGATTACATGATCTGCACTCAGATTTTCCATTCGCTGCTGAACATCGTAAAGCTGCGGGTTCAAATCATTCGAAACTAATGACAACactttataataaaaaagaatatatcgttcattatagaaatttaaaacaaatgttGGCTAATGGATTAGTTTTAAAAAAGAttcacaaaattttaaaatttaaacagtcTGCCTGGCTGCGGCCCTACATCGAATTAAATACACAACTACGAGCTACAGCTACGAACGATTTTGAAAAAAACCTGTATAAGTTGGCCAATAATAGCATATTTGGCAAGACTATGGAGAACATCCGGAAACATCGAATAGTAAAATTAGTCAGATCATGGAACGGACGGTATGGtgctaaaaatttaatttctagTGTACGGTTTCAcagcagaaaaatatttaatgaaaatttagtAGCTATAGAACTGATTAAATCAGATCTAGTTTTTAATAAACCTTTATACATTGGCATGACTGTTTTAGATATATCAAAGTTATGTATGTACCAATTTCATTACGACTATATGCTCCCAAAATTGGGCGCTGATAAATGTAATTTGATGTATATGGATACTGATAGTTTTATTTATGAACTATACTGTGATGATGCATATGAGGAAGTAATAAAATCAGATATATCAAAATTTGATACATCTGATTACGCTgcagataatatttataatattcctcgcgtaaataaaaaagttttgggAGTAATGAAAGATGAAAATAAAGGGGAAATTATGACAAACTTTGTGGGattacgttcaaaaatgtatactTTTAAAGTTCAATCAGGTCGAGTTACTAAAAAAGCAAAAGGAACTAAACATAATATAGTAAAAAATGTGATAAAATTCAATGATTATGTAAACTGTTTAAATCATTTTAAGGAACAAATTGCTACTCAACGTTCCATTCGGTCATATAGCCATAACGTTTATAGtatagaacaaacaaaaattgcgctaagtccttatgacgataaaagatatttaatttcaaatagtTTTAGAACGCTACCATGGGGACATTACAGTATTTTAGAatag
- the LOC140446676 gene encoding CLIP domain-containing serine protease B4-like: MKVLRIFINMSAKNSTIFLILILFAYVGNSLQSQFSRNPLIPDAECGHSVPSNSSSLVGNHEFPWSARISFSNSPGKFYCDGVLINKRYILTTGRCLEPQRNIDKIRLGDHNCLPSENCHQNDYVDVDIEKVILHPGYGVEDGLTKDNIALIRLNKDIKSTDNISPVCLPKLNEIAKAGDKVIEIGWSMANSTYNKKLKTEATISDQLKCFKTYEQNFGVKLTNFHLCSEGYPEDRCASIMNKIVRLWFTITVDEQHGHDYQHRENNVLERDVSS; encoded by the exons ATGAAAGTTCTGCGGATATTCATTAACATGAGTGCAAAAAATTCaaccatatttttaattttgattttgtttgcTTATGTCGGCAATTCGC tGCAAAGTCAATTTTCTAGAAATCCTTTAATTCCTGATGCTGAATGTGGACACTCG GTTCCAAGTAATTCGTCTTCACTTGTGGGAAATCATGAGTTTCCGTGGTCGGCTAGAATTTCATTCAGCAATTCTCCTGGTAAATTTTATTGTGATGGTGTTTTGATCAACAAAAGGTACATTTTGACAACAGGCAGATGCTTAGAACCACAAAGAAATAT AGACAAAATTCGCTTAGGAGATCACAACTGCCTACCTAGCGAAAACTGCCACCAAAATGATTACGTTGATGTCGATAtcgaaaaagtaattttacatccAGGTTATGGAGTTGAGGATGGTCTCACCAAAGATAATATTGCTTTGATTCGGTTGAATAAAGATATTAAATCAACTG ACAATATTTCACCAGTCTGCTTGCCAAAACTGAATGAAATAGCTAAAGCTGGTGACAAAGTTATTGAAATAGGATGGTCAATGGCGAATAGCACGTATAATAAGAAATTGAAGACGGAGGCTACAATTAGTGATCAgctaaaatgttttaaaacgtACGAGCAAAATTTTGGTGTCAAATTAACTAATTTTCATTTATGTTCAGAAGGCTATCCTGAGGACAGGTGTGCAA GTATTATGAACAAAATTGTGAGATTGTGGTTTACGATAACAGTAGATGAACAACACGGCCACGACTATCAGCATAGGGAaaacaatgtgttagagagagacgTCAGTTCGTGA
- the LOC140446675 gene encoding stromelysin-1-like, whose translation MRFGYLNASSNAISSVDVALVEFQERYNLPVTGTLNNDTMNLMNKPRCSVGDNNYAIHSKWNKTKLSWYFPQAISNPSYINLAAEAFARWEKISNLKFKRVIIPSSKPDITITVVPNNHNFRASCQGTSKCSFTFDGPGKVLAHAYYPSANGECTEIHLDANERWYVGNGRAPDGEVNFLAVLMHEIGHSLGLEHSNSDSSIMYAWYQQDVPSFGDDDKKAMSILYGQTEQHSIPTTTPVTQAQTRSYVPNTPELKNGTYLPKTPAIKNICLIQYPDFMFLATSPQFPNYRMYVGSDKYLWKFDLNEMRLPKHPELITDYLPKELRSTQVSHVFQNSEGHLITVSNNRYYAASFPNLKLQKSFTFPSIPARTKINALFQTNSGQTYLLYNDNSFTEFNEAGDVLNRGPINYLFPGIPDKITSAFRYTDGFIYFFQNNTYYKYSEYIRKVVAAGTFSWELFGIPCPEDGLLKQLKTLLNKIVIIYE comes from the coding sequence ATGCGTTTCGGATATCTAAATGCGTCAAGTAATGCTATTTCTAGTGTAGATGTGGCCTTAGTTGAATTTCAAGAAAGATACAATCTTCCGGTGACCGGAACATTAAATAATGACACAATGAATTTGATGAATAAGCCTCGATGTTCTGTTGGCGACAATAACTATGCAATTCATTCGAAGTGGAATAAAACGAAATTAAGTTGGTATTTTCCTCAAGCTATTAGTAATCCTAGTTATATAAATCTTGCTGCAGAAGCTTTCGCTAGATGGGAGAAAAtatctaatttaaagtttaaacgaGTAATAATACCTTCTTCAAAACCGGATATTACTATAACTGTGGTGCCAAATAATCATAATTTTCGAGCAAGTTGTCAAGGAACCTCTAAATGTTCATTTACTTTCGATGGTCCTGGAAAAGTATTGGCCCACGCATACTATCCCAGCGCAAACGGTGAGTGTACCGAAATTCATCTTGATGCTAATGAACGGTGGTATGTAGGAAATGGTAGAGCTCCTGATGGTGAAGTCAATTTTTTGGCTGTCCTAATGCATGAAATTGGTCATTCCCTCGGACTGGAACATAGTAATAGTGATTCGTCTATTATGTATGCTTGGTATCAACAAGATGTGCCAAGTTttggtgatgatgataaaaaggcaATGAGCATACTATATGGACAAACAGAACAACATTCGATACCAACAACAACACCAGTCACGCAAGCGCAAACCAGGAGCTATGTACCGAATACACCTGAACTAAAAAACGGGACCTATTTGCCGAAAACACCTGCAATAAAAAACATATGTCTAATTCAGTATCCCGATTTTATGTTTCTAGCCACATCTCCACAGTTTCCAAATTATCGAATGTACGTTGGGTCTGACAAATATTTatggaagtttgatttaaatgaAATGCGTCTTCCAAAACATCCAGAATTAATTACCGATTATCTCCCTAAGGAGTTGAGGTCTACGCAAGTTTCACATGTTTTTCAGAATTCCGAGGGACACTTAATAACTGTAAGCAATAATAGGTATTACGCTGCATCTTTCCCCAATTTAAAACTTCAAAAAAGTTTTACTTTTCCTTCTATACCTGCGAGAACCAAAATAAATGCCTTATTTCAAACAAACAGCGGTCAaacatatttattgtacaatgaTAATTCATTCACTGAATTTAATGAAGCTGGAGATGTCTTAAACCGTGGTCCAATAAATTATCTATTCCCCGGAATACCTGATAAAATAACATCAGCATTCAGGTACACGgatgggtttatttacttttttcaaaaCAATACCTATTATAAGTACAGCGAATACATACGTAAAGTTGTAGCAGCAGGAACGTTTAGTTGGGAACTTTTTGGAATACCCTGCCCTGAAGACggtctattaaaacaattaaaaactttattaaacaaaattgtaattatATACGAATAA